The proteins below come from a single Mycolicibacterium sp. TY81 genomic window:
- a CDS encoding beta-ketoacyl-ACP synthase III, whose product MTHIHTRSGAQNVGLLSVAAYRPGRVVTNDEICQTIESSDEWIYSRTGIKNRRFAGADESAVTMACEAGRRACAAAELSGSDIDAVIVATSTNFRNTPPCGPQVATEIGAQGIPAFDIAAGCAGFGYSLGVAADMIRSGSAGRILVVGSEKLSDAIDMTDRSNAFIFADGAAAVVVGPTEEQGIGPTVAGSDGEQSSAIVQDLSWIDYTENPSGPRPFLRMEGQTVFRWAAFQMVDVGKRAIAAAGLTVDDIDVFIPHQANGRINELLTKGLGLSPETVVAQDIQDAGNTSAASIPLAMYTLLDTGEAKPGSVALLLGYGAGLAYAAQVIRLPG is encoded by the coding sequence GTGACACATATCCATACGCGCAGCGGCGCACAGAACGTCGGCCTGCTGAGCGTGGCGGCCTACCGCCCGGGCCGCGTCGTCACCAACGACGAGATCTGTCAGACCATCGAGTCGTCGGACGAGTGGATCTACTCCCGCACCGGTATCAAGAACCGGCGATTCGCCGGTGCCGACGAGTCCGCGGTCACGATGGCGTGCGAGGCCGGGCGCCGGGCCTGTGCCGCGGCGGAGCTGTCCGGCTCGGACATCGACGCCGTCATCGTGGCCACCAGCACCAACTTCCGCAACACCCCGCCGTGCGGTCCCCAGGTCGCCACAGAGATTGGCGCACAGGGCATTCCGGCGTTCGACATCGCCGCGGGCTGTGCGGGATTCGGTTACTCGCTGGGCGTGGCCGCCGACATGATCCGATCCGGTAGCGCGGGCCGCATCCTCGTGGTGGGCTCGGAGAAGCTGTCCGACGCCATCGACATGACCGACCGCAGCAATGCCTTCATCTTCGCCGACGGCGCCGCCGCGGTGGTCGTCGGACCGACCGAGGAGCAGGGCATCGGGCCGACCGTCGCCGGCAGCGACGGCGAGCAGTCCAGTGCCATCGTGCAGGACCTCAGCTGGATCGACTACACCGAGAACCCCTCCGGCCCAAGGCCTTTCCTGCGCATGGAGGGCCAGACCGTCTTCCGATGGGCGGCCTTCCAGATGGTCGACGTCGGCAAGCGCGCCATCGCTGCTGCCGGCCTGACGGTCGACGACATCGACGTGTTCATCCCCCATCAGGCCAACGGCCGGATCAACGAGCTGCTCACCAAGGGGCTCGGACTCAGCCCGGAAACCGTTGTCGCCCAAGATATCCAGGATGCCGGCAACACGTCGGCCGCCTCGATTCCGCTCGCGATGTACACCCTGCTGGACACCGGTGAGGCAAAGCCGGGCAGCGTTGCGCTACTGCTGGGGTACGGCGCGGGCCTGGCATACGCCGCCCAGGTGATCCGGCTCCCCGGGTAG
- a CDS encoding Mrp/NBP35 family ATP-binding protein — MSAELKAAVRAALGKVIDPELRRPITEVGMVKDITVESDGAVHVEIYLTTSACPKKTEITDRVTAAVTDVPGTGAVKVTLDVMNDEQRAELRKLLRGDDKEPVIPFAQPGSLTRVYAVASGKGGVGKSSVTVNLAAALAAKGLSVGLLDADIYGHSVPRMMGVQDRPTQVDSMILPPVSHDVKVISIAMFTQGNTPVVWRGPMLHRALQQFLADVYWGDLDVLLLDLPPGTGDIAISVAQLIPGAEILVVTTPQMAAAEVAERAGAIAVQTRQRIVGVVENMSGLTLPDGTTMQLFGAGGGAQVAESLTRTVGAEVPLLGQVPLDPQLVSAGDTGVPLVLSDPDSAAGKALRGVADKLSSRKRGLAGMSLGLDPAGR; from the coding sequence ATGTCTGCTGAGCTGAAAGCCGCCGTGCGCGCCGCACTGGGCAAAGTCATCGATCCTGAACTGCGCCGTCCGATCACCGAGGTCGGCATGGTCAAGGACATCACGGTCGAGTCCGATGGCGCGGTGCACGTCGAGATCTACCTGACCACGTCGGCCTGCCCGAAGAAAACCGAGATCACCGATCGGGTCACCGCGGCCGTCACCGACGTGCCGGGCACCGGGGCCGTCAAGGTCACCCTCGACGTGATGAACGACGAGCAGCGCGCCGAGCTGCGCAAGCTGCTGCGCGGCGACGACAAGGAACCGGTCATCCCGTTCGCCCAGCCCGGCTCGCTGACCCGGGTGTACGCCGTGGCGTCGGGCAAGGGTGGCGTCGGCAAGTCCAGCGTGACGGTGAACCTGGCGGCCGCGCTGGCCGCCAAGGGCCTGTCGGTCGGCCTGCTCGACGCCGACATCTACGGCCACTCGGTGCCCCGGATGATGGGTGTGCAGGATCGCCCCACCCAGGTGGATTCGATGATCCTGCCGCCGGTTTCGCACGATGTGAAGGTCATCTCCATCGCGATGTTCACCCAGGGCAACACCCCGGTGGTGTGGCGCGGGCCGATGCTGCACCGGGCGCTGCAGCAGTTCCTGGCCGACGTGTACTGGGGTGACCTCGACGTCCTGCTGCTCGACCTGCCGCCCGGCACGGGCGACATCGCCATCTCGGTGGCGCAGTTGATCCCAGGCGCCGAAATCCTCGTCGTCACCACACCGCAGATGGCTGCCGCCGAGGTCGCCGAGCGCGCCGGCGCCATCGCGGTCCAGACCCGTCAGCGCATCGTCGGCGTCGTCGAGAACATGTCCGGACTGACCCTGCCCGACGGCACCACGATGCAGCTGTTCGGCGCGGGCGGCGGCGCGCAGGTCGCCGAAAGCCTCACGCGCACAGTCGGTGCCGAGGTTCCGCTGTTGGGCCAGGTCCCGCTGGACCCGCAGCTCGTGAGCGCCGGCGACACCGGTGTGCCCCTGGTGCTGTCCGATCCCGACTCGGCTGCCGGAAAAGCACTGCGCGGTGTCGCCGACAAATTGTCCAGCCGCAAGCGCGGACTGGCGGGCATGTCGCTCGGGCTCGACCCGGCCGGGCGCTGA
- a CDS encoding lytic transglycosylase domain-containing protein, with protein sequence MHNGGDTADFADDAAPTTESHALSGESGLVDDAIEDYDAAVGDDTDAVAEPAPGRRRQIAKALRRPLAGVAVVAPLVLMLAVGGSAPTRQTTAHNSATTGVTPLAAVTPTTPGPRNRAGMTVVASDQMPRALHMDPTTALSPPPASLVMAPGGLRIPPVVLNAYRTAEKIMATNAPGCGISWNLLAGIGRIESGHANSGATDARGTALTPILGPVLDGTLAGNEVIVQSISAGRVTYARALGPMQFLPGTWARYAADAIGDGKPDVQNVYDASLAAARYLCSGGLNLRDPSQVLTAILRYNNSMPYAQNVLGWAKAYVTGIAPVDLPPIVGPPPAIGDQHLDNPEGLGPGLPINAMGLPSDDPLAMTPALQVGRMGPLPGPAEPKQNCAVFCLQGGPAPSAAPIPALDAPALDAPAPNPFNLPPFLLPQAPPPAPVAPAPAPPGPIPVTAVGVGTPAAGPVGAAPGPAPGPAEVPAAPAPAGPLPAEAMGPPPPAFPGLP encoded by the coding sequence GTGCACAACGGGGGCGACACCGCTGATTTCGCGGACGACGCTGCGCCTACTACCGAATCACACGCACTTTCCGGCGAATCCGGGCTGGTTGACGACGCCATCGAGGATTACGACGCCGCCGTCGGTGACGACACCGACGCCGTTGCTGAACCCGCACCCGGCCGTCGCCGGCAGATCGCCAAGGCGCTGCGCCGGCCGCTGGCCGGTGTCGCCGTCGTCGCGCCGCTGGTCCTGATGCTTGCCGTCGGTGGTTCGGCGCCGACTCGGCAAACAACCGCGCACAACAGCGCCACCACGGGCGTCACGCCGCTGGCGGCCGTCACCCCCACCACGCCCGGCCCCCGCAACCGGGCCGGTATGACGGTCGTCGCGTCCGATCAGATGCCCCGCGCGCTGCACATGGACCCCACCACCGCCCTGTCACCGCCGCCGGCGTCGCTGGTGATGGCGCCCGGCGGTCTGCGCATCCCGCCGGTCGTCCTCAACGCCTACCGCACCGCCGAGAAGATCATGGCGACCAACGCACCGGGCTGCGGGATCAGCTGGAACCTGCTGGCCGGTATCGGCCGCATCGAGTCCGGCCACGCCAACAGCGGCGCCACCGACGCGCGGGGCACGGCGCTCACCCCGATCCTCGGACCTGTCCTCGACGGCACGCTGGCCGGCAACGAGGTCATCGTGCAGAGCATCTCGGCCGGGCGGGTGACCTACGCCCGGGCGCTGGGACCCATGCAGTTCCTGCCCGGCACCTGGGCCCGGTACGCCGCGGACGCCATCGGCGACGGCAAGCCCGACGTGCAGAACGTCTACGACGCCTCGCTGGCCGCGGCCCGCTACCTGTGCAGCGGTGGGCTGAACCTGCGTGATCCGTCGCAGGTGCTGACCGCGATCCTGCGCTACAACAACTCGATGCCGTACGCCCAGAACGTGCTCGGCTGGGCCAAGGCCTATGTCACCGGTATCGCCCCGGTCGACCTGCCGCCGATCGTCGGCCCGCCGCCCGCCATCGGCGACCAGCACCTGGACAACCCCGAGGGACTGGGGCCGGGACTGCCGATCAACGCCATGGGCCTGCCGTCCGACGATCCGCTGGCGATGACGCCCGCGCTGCAGGTGGGCCGCATGGGTCCGCTGCCCGGCCCGGCCGAACCGAAACAGAACTGCGCGGTGTTCTGCCTGCAAGGCGGCCCGGCGCCGAGCGCGGCGCCCATCCCCGCCCTGGACGCGCCGGCGCTGGACGCACCCGCGCCCAACCCGTTCAACCTGCCGCCGTTCCTGCTGCCGCAGGCTCCGCCGCCCGCGCCCGTCGCGCCGGCACCGGCTCCCCCGGGACCCATCCCGGTCACCGCAGTGGGCGTCGGCACGCCGGCCGCCGGACCGGTCGGCGCCGCACCGGGACCCGCACCCGGTCCCGCCGAGGTCCCGGCAGCACCGGCTCCCGCCGGTCCGCTGCCCGCGGAGGCCATGGGTCCGCCGCCGCCCGCCTTCCCCGGCCTACCATGA
- a CDS encoding DUF1003 domain-containing protein: MSEPSARQRLDIPRTSRFRLTPRVDVEAVGQFSESIARFLGTGKYLLIQTVIVVIWIAFNLIAISLQFDPYPFILLNLAFSTQAAYAAPLILLAQNRQENRDRVSLEEDRRRAAQTKADTEFLARELAALRLAVGEVATRDYLRRELEELRALIAQQNGGKGGSGKRKTGKSRPPVEDDDAFGGPAAESADSATAAE, encoded by the coding sequence GTGAGCGAGCCTTCGGCGCGGCAGCGCCTGGACATCCCGCGCACGTCCCGTTTCCGGCTGACGCCGCGGGTCGACGTCGAGGCCGTCGGCCAGTTCAGTGAGTCGATCGCCCGGTTCCTGGGCACGGGCAAATATCTGCTGATCCAGACGGTGATCGTGGTCATCTGGATCGCCTTCAACCTGATCGCGATCAGCCTGCAATTCGACCCGTATCCGTTCATCCTGCTGAACCTGGCGTTCTCGACCCAGGCGGCGTACGCCGCGCCGCTGATCCTGCTGGCGCAGAACCGCCAGGAGAACCGGGACCGCGTGTCGCTCGAAGAGGACCGCAGGCGCGCGGCCCAGACCAAGGCCGACACCGAATTCCTGGCCCGCGAACTGGCCGCGCTGCGACTGGCCGTGGGCGAGGTGGCGACCCGCGACTACCTCCGCCGCGAACTCGAAGAGCTGCGGGCGTTGATTGCTCAGCAGAACGGTGGCAAGGGCGGATCCGGCAAACGCAAGACCGGAAAATCCCGGCCGCCGGTCGAGGACGACGACGCTTTCGGCGGCCCCGCGGCCGAGTCCGCCGACTCCGCCACCGCGGCCGAATGA
- a CDS encoding magnesium transporter MgtE N-terminal domain-containing protein, which yields MVAVNRVYVARLAGLVVLGPDGESVGRVRDVVVSMGIVRQQPRVLGLVVELTTRRRIFVPILRVTSIEHNSVTLTGATISLRRFEQRPGEALVLGQILDTRVRVTDPELQQLAGVDVVVVDLAIEQARSRDWLVTRVAVRHRRLGRRTTVHVVDWKNVTGLTPSALALPGQGVAQLLEQFEGQRPVEVADALRDLPAKRRHEVVKALDDDRLADILQELSEPEQAELLNQLGTERAADVLEEMDPDDAADLLGELDATRAAVLLDRMDPEDSEPVRRLLQHSPDTAGGLMTPEPVVLTPDTTVAEALARVRDPELTPALASLTFVTRPPTATPTGHYLGCVHTQRLLREPPASQVGGIIDSDLPVLSPTSSLAEVTRYFAAYNLVSAPVVDDENHLLGAVTVDDLLDHLLPSGWRSADEPGPDSTQAITDNISGAGR from the coding sequence ATGGTGGCGGTCAACAGGGTCTACGTGGCCAGACTCGCTGGACTGGTCGTGCTGGGCCCCGACGGCGAGTCGGTCGGCCGGGTCCGCGACGTGGTCGTGAGCATGGGCATCGTCCGCCAGCAGCCGCGGGTGCTCGGCCTCGTCGTGGAATTGACCACGCGCCGAAGGATTTTCGTCCCGATCCTGCGGGTGACGTCCATCGAGCACAACTCGGTCACCCTCACGGGGGCGACGATCTCGCTGCGCCGGTTCGAGCAGCGCCCCGGCGAGGCCCTGGTCCTCGGGCAGATTCTGGACACCCGCGTCCGCGTCACCGACCCGGAGCTCCAACAGCTCGCCGGCGTCGACGTCGTCGTGGTCGACCTCGCGATCGAGCAGGCCCGGTCGCGCGACTGGCTGGTCACCCGTGTCGCCGTGCGCCACCGCCGCCTGGGCCGGCGCACCACGGTGCACGTTGTCGACTGGAAGAACGTCACGGGGCTGACGCCGTCGGCGCTCGCGCTGCCGGGACAGGGCGTGGCGCAGCTGCTGGAGCAGTTCGAGGGGCAGCGCCCCGTCGAGGTCGCCGACGCCCTGCGCGACCTGCCGGCCAAACGCCGTCACGAAGTCGTCAAGGCCCTCGACGACGACCGCCTGGCCGACATCCTGCAGGAGCTCTCCGAACCCGAACAGGCCGAGCTGCTCAACCAGCTGGGCACCGAGCGCGCCGCGGACGTGCTGGAGGAGATGGACCCCGACGACGCCGCCGACCTCCTCGGTGAGCTCGACGCCACCCGGGCAGCCGTACTGCTGGACCGCATGGACCCCGAGGACTCCGAGCCCGTCCGCCGACTGCTGCAGCACTCCCCCGACACCGCGGGTGGTCTGATGACCCCCGAGCCCGTCGTGCTCACCCCGGATACCACCGTCGCCGAGGCACTGGCCCGCGTCCGCGACCCCGAGCTGACGCCGGCACTGGCGTCGCTGACGTTCGTCACCCGGCCACCGACCGCGACACCGACCGGCCACTACCTGGGCTGTGTGCACACCCAGCGGCTGCTGCGCGAACCGCCGGCCAGCCAGGTCGGCGGCATCATCGACAGCGACCTGCCGGTGCTGTCCCCGACCAGCTCACTGGCCGAGGTCACGCGCTACTTCGCCGCGTACAACCTGGTGTCCGCGCCGGTGGTCGACGACGAGAACCACCTGTTGGGCGCCGTCACGGTCGACGACCTGCTCGACCACCTGCTGCCGTCGGGCTGGCGCAGCGCGGACGAACCGGGGCCGGACTCGACGCAGGCCATCACTGACAACATCTCGGGAGCCGGCCGGTGA
- a CDS encoding CoA ester lyase, with product MENLYRPRRTCLSVPGSSDKMIAKAKTLPADQVFLDLEDAVAADAKAAARTRVAQALCEPGWAGQLRGLRVNDWTTPWTYADVIEVVTAVAHGGGVLDIIVLPKVSDVSHVQALDLLLTQLERTLGLPVGGIGIEAQIEDAKGLVNAHAIAGGPRVQALIFGPGDLMASLNMRTLVVGEQPVGYGVGDAYHHVLMTILVAARAHGINAIDGPYFKVKDTEAFTRVAGQTAALGYDGKWVLHPDQIAAGNEIFSPRQADYDHAELILEAYEWHTSQAGGARGAVLLGDEMIDEASRKMALVIAGKGRAAGMTRTGERFTPPA from the coding sequence GTGGAGAACCTGTATCGGCCCCGCCGTACCTGCCTGTCCGTTCCGGGTAGTAGCGACAAGATGATCGCCAAGGCCAAGACGCTGCCTGCCGATCAGGTGTTCCTCGACCTCGAGGACGCGGTGGCTGCGGACGCCAAGGCCGCGGCGCGGACCCGGGTGGCGCAGGCGTTGTGCGAGCCGGGCTGGGCGGGCCAGCTGCGCGGCCTCCGGGTCAACGACTGGACCACGCCATGGACGTATGCAGACGTGATCGAGGTCGTCACCGCGGTGGCGCACGGCGGCGGCGTGCTGGACATCATCGTGCTGCCGAAGGTCAGCGACGTCTCGCACGTGCAGGCGCTCGATCTGTTGCTGACCCAACTGGAGCGCACGCTCGGGCTGCCGGTCGGGGGCATCGGCATCGAGGCGCAGATCGAAGACGCCAAGGGGCTCGTGAACGCCCACGCCATCGCCGGCGGGCCGCGGGTGCAGGCACTGATCTTCGGGCCGGGCGATCTGATGGCGAGCCTCAACATGCGCACCCTCGTCGTCGGCGAGCAGCCCGTCGGTTACGGCGTCGGCGATGCCTATCACCACGTGTTGATGACGATCCTGGTGGCGGCGCGGGCCCACGGCATCAACGCGATCGACGGCCCGTATTTCAAGGTGAAGGACACCGAGGCGTTCACGCGCGTCGCGGGGCAGACCGCGGCGCTGGGGTACGACGGCAAGTGGGTGCTGCACCCCGACCAGATCGCCGCCGGAAACGAGATCTTCAGTCCGCGGCAGGCCGACTACGACCATGCCGAGCTGATTCTCGAGGCGTACGAATGGCACACCTCGCAGGCGGGCGGTGCCCGCGGCGCCGTGCTGCTGGGCGACGAGATGATCGACGAGGCCAGCCGCAAGATGGCGCTGGTGATCGCGGGCAAGGGCCGGGCCGCCGGGATGACGCGCACCGGTGAGCGGTTCACGCCGCCGGCGTGA
- a CDS encoding DUF4190 domain-containing protein translates to MIGARVNRLAVGSIVCALTGVVFGPLALIGVGLGVVAYERIPGSGTRGSLLALTGIGCGALAFLLNLFLVVRVLGG, encoded by the coding sequence GTGATCGGCGCCCGCGTGAACCGGCTGGCGGTCGGCTCGATCGTGTGCGCGCTGACCGGCGTGGTGTTCGGCCCCCTGGCGCTCATCGGCGTCGGGCTCGGCGTGGTGGCCTACGAGCGCATCCCCGGCAGCGGCACCCGCGGGAGCCTGCTGGCCCTGACCGGCATCGGGTGCGGCGCGCTGGCGTTCCTGCTCAACCTGTTCCTGGTCGTCCGGGTCCTCGGCGGCTAG
- a CDS encoding DUF4190 domain-containing protein, whose amino-acid sequence MTSPGGQSGQPSWDPSRPAGSVPPPTGTDAEATSDYPVYEYPAIEEPGPTSAPWQQGPPAPAPQVPPQPPTGPFPVPPGPPSMPPGPPPGFYGAPPAGPYGPPPGAAPPGYLPPAGYLPPPLYSSYPAPKSNDGMAIGSLVSSLVALPLYFICFVFGPVGSVLGIVLGTVALAQAKGRPRTSGRTMAIAGIVIGAVTLVVGLVGFLLLVDWASRQEPTL is encoded by the coding sequence ATGACAAGTCCGGGCGGGCAGTCGGGCCAACCCTCCTGGGATCCGTCGAGACCGGCCGGATCCGTGCCGCCGCCGACCGGCACCGATGCCGAAGCGACCAGCGACTACCCGGTGTACGAGTACCCGGCGATCGAAGAGCCGGGGCCCACTTCCGCGCCCTGGCAGCAGGGTCCGCCCGCGCCCGCGCCACAGGTCCCACCGCAGCCACCGACGGGTCCGTTTCCGGTGCCTCCCGGGCCGCCGTCCATGCCTCCCGGCCCGCCGCCGGGGTTCTACGGTGCGCCGCCTGCCGGGCCGTACGGCCCGCCGCCGGGCGCGGCACCGCCGGGATACCTGCCACCGGCCGGATACCTGCCGCCCCCGCTGTACTCGTCGTATCCGGCGCCGAAGTCGAACGACGGCATGGCCATCGGGTCGCTGGTGTCGTCGCTGGTCGCCTTGCCGCTCTACTTCATCTGCTTCGTATTCGGCCCGGTCGGTTCTGTACTGGGCATCGTGCTGGGCACCGTGGCCTTGGCACAGGCGAAAGGCCGGCCGCGCACCAGCGGCAGAACCATGGCCATCGCGGGCATCGTCATCGGTGCCGTCACGCTCGTCGTCGGCCTGGTCGGCTTCCTGCTGTTGGTCGACTGGGCCTCACGCCAAGAACCGACCTTGTGA
- a CDS encoding general stress protein encodes MTNPLQPDRTPGPGGQPGLPTPPKGWPIGSYPTYAEAQRAVDYLSDQEFPVQHVTIVGVDLMQVERVTGRLTWPRVLAGGILTGAWLGLFIGLVLGLFGTNAWGSLLTGLIAGIFFGLITSGVQYAMSRGTRDFSSTMQLVAGRYDVLCDPVCAEQGRDLLGRLSL; translated from the coding sequence ATGACGAATCCGCTGCAGCCTGACCGGACCCCGGGCCCGGGTGGTCAGCCCGGATTGCCGACCCCGCCCAAGGGCTGGCCCATCGGTTCGTACCCGACCTATGCCGAGGCGCAGCGCGCCGTCGATTACCTGTCGGATCAAGAGTTTCCGGTGCAGCACGTGACCATCGTGGGTGTCGACCTGATGCAGGTGGAGCGCGTCACCGGGCGGCTCACCTGGCCGCGGGTGCTCGCCGGCGGCATCCTGACCGGGGCGTGGCTGGGTCTGTTCATCGGCCTGGTGCTCGGGCTTTTCGGCACGAACGCGTGGGGCTCGCTGCTCACCGGCCTGATCGCCGGCATCTTCTTCGGCTTGATCACCTCGGGCGTGCAGTACGCGATGTCCCGCGGCACAAGGGATTTCAGCTCCACCATGCAACTCGTCGCGGGCCGCTACGACGTGCTGTGCGATCCGGTGTGCGCCGAACAGGGCCGCGACCTGCTGGGCCGCCTGTCGCTCTAG
- a CDS encoding ABC transporter substrate-binding protein encodes MVRAGKLRAALAAGAAACTAATLVSACGSGGGGTVVSVYTSANEKATFSALARRCNAELGGRFSIKQVSLPKGADDQRLQLARRLTGNDKTLDIMGLDVVWTAEFAEAGWAVPLSDDPAGKAEADAADDTLPGPLKTAQWQGRLFAAPITTNTQMLWYRADLMPEAPATWDDMVAQATRLHAAGGPSWIAVQAKQYEGLVVWFNTLLTSAGGSVLSDDGKTVTLTDTPEHRAATVKALQVIKSVATAPGADPSITQTDEGTARLALEQGKAALEVNWPFVLPSLLENAVKGGVPFLPLDQHAELKGAINDVGTFAPDDAQFATAYDQSKKVFGFADYPSVQPGVPAKVTIGGLNLAVSKTSTHKAEAFEAIRCMRSATNQQFTSVEGGLPAVRASLYDDAKFQAKYPQYAVIRRQLADAAVRPATPQYQAVSTRISATLAPVTKIDPERTADKLASEVQQAIDGKGLIP; translated from the coding sequence GTGGTGCGCGCGGGAAAGCTGCGGGCTGCGCTGGCAGCGGGTGCGGCGGCGTGCACGGCCGCCACGTTGGTCTCCGCCTGCGGTTCCGGTGGGGGCGGCACCGTCGTCAGCGTCTACACGTCGGCGAATGAGAAGGCGACGTTCTCGGCCCTCGCCAGGCGGTGCAACGCCGAACTCGGCGGCCGCTTCAGCATCAAGCAGGTCAGTCTGCCCAAGGGCGCCGACGATCAGCGGCTGCAACTGGCGCGCCGGCTGACCGGCAACGACAAGACCCTCGACATCATGGGCCTGGACGTCGTGTGGACCGCCGAGTTCGCCGAGGCCGGCTGGGCCGTGCCGCTTTCCGACGACCCGGCCGGAAAAGCGGAAGCCGACGCTGCCGACGACACCTTGCCTGGACCGCTGAAGACCGCGCAGTGGCAGGGCCGGCTGTTCGCCGCGCCCATCACGACCAACACCCAAATGCTCTGGTACCGGGCCGATCTGATGCCCGAAGCGCCGGCCACCTGGGACGACATGGTGGCGCAGGCGACGCGGCTGCACGCCGCCGGCGGACCCAGCTGGATTGCCGTGCAGGCCAAGCAGTACGAGGGCCTGGTGGTCTGGTTCAACACCCTGCTGACCAGTGCCGGCGGCAGCGTGCTGTCCGACGACGGCAAGACCGTCACCTTGACCGACACCCCTGAGCACCGCGCCGCGACGGTCAAGGCCCTGCAAGTCATCAAGTCGGTGGCCACCGCACCCGGCGCCGACCCGTCGATCACCCAGACCGACGAGGGGACGGCGCGGCTCGCTCTCGAGCAGGGCAAGGCCGCGCTCGAGGTGAACTGGCCGTTCGTGCTGCCGTCGCTGCTGGAGAACGCGGTCAAGGGCGGCGTGCCGTTCCTGCCGCTCGATCAGCACGCGGAGCTCAAGGGCGCCATCAACGATGTCGGCACCTTCGCACCCGACGATGCGCAGTTCGCCACCGCCTACGACCAGAGCAAGAAGGTGTTCGGCTTCGCGGATTACCCGTCGGTGCAGCCCGGGGTGCCGGCCAAGGTCACCATCGGTGGCCTGAATCTTGCGGTGAGCAAGACCAGTACGCACAAGGCCGAGGCCTTCGAGGCCATCCGCTGCATGCGCAGCGCGACCAACCAGCAGTTCACGTCGGTGGAGGGCGGGCTGCCCGCGGTCCGCGCGTCGCTGTATGACGATGCCAAGTTCCAGGCCAAGTACCCGCAGTACGCGGTGATCCGCCGCCAGCTCGCCGACGCCGCGGTCCGGCCGGCCACGCCGCAGTATCAGGCGGTGTCGACGCGGATTTCGGCGACGCTGGCCCCGGTCACCAAGATCGACCCGGAGCGCACCGCCGACAAGCTGGCGTCCGAGGTGCAACAGGCGATCGACGGCAAGGGGCTGATCCCGTGA
- a CDS encoding carbohydrate ABC transporter permease, whose amino-acid sequence MSDTGVANAAANPERRLAYLLIAPAVLVMVAVAAYPVAYAVWLSLHRDNLAAPAETRFVGLDNYTTILTDHYWWTAFVVTLGITVVSVAIEFVLGMALAVVMHRTMFGSAVVRTAILIPYGIVTVAASYSWYYAWTPGTGYLANLLPTGTAPLTEQLPSLAIVVLAEVWKTTPFMSLLLLAGLVLVPRELLDAAEMDGASRWQRFAKVTLPLMKPAILVALLFRTLDAFRIFDNIYVLTGGTNNTGSVSILGYDNLFKAFNIGLGSAISVLIFATVAIIAFIYIKIFGAAAPGAQAEVQ is encoded by the coding sequence GTGAGCGACACCGGAGTTGCGAACGCGGCAGCCAACCCCGAGCGCCGGCTCGCCTACCTCCTGATCGCCCCCGCCGTGCTGGTGATGGTGGCGGTGGCCGCGTATCCGGTCGCCTATGCGGTGTGGCTGAGCCTGCACCGGGACAACCTCGCGGCGCCGGCGGAGACCCGCTTCGTGGGGCTGGACAACTACACGACGATCCTCACCGACCACTACTGGTGGACGGCGTTCGTGGTCACCCTCGGCATCACGGTGGTATCGGTGGCCATCGAGTTCGTGCTCGGGATGGCGCTGGCGGTGGTGATGCACCGGACCATGTTCGGCAGTGCCGTCGTGCGCACGGCCATCCTCATTCCGTACGGCATCGTAACCGTGGCCGCTTCCTACAGTTGGTATTACGCGTGGACGCCGGGCACCGGATACCTCGCGAACCTGCTGCCTACGGGCACCGCGCCGCTGACCGAACAGTTGCCGTCGCTGGCCATCGTGGTGCTCGCCGAGGTGTGGAAGACGACGCCGTTCATGTCGCTGCTGCTGTTGGCCGGGCTGGTGCTGGTGCCCCGGGAACTGCTCGACGCTGCCGAGATGGACGGCGCGAGCCGCTGGCAGCGGTTCGCCAAAGTGACTCTGCCGCTGATGAAACCGGCCATCCTGGTGGCCCTGTTGTTCCGCACGCTGGACGCGTTCCGGATCTTCGACAACATCTATGTGCTCACCGGCGGCACCAACAACACCGGTTCGGTGTCGATCCTGGGTTATGACAACCTGTTCAAGGCGTTCAACATCGGGCTCGGCTCGGCGATCAGCGTGCTGATCTTCGCGACCGTCGCGATCATCGCCTTCATCTACATCAAGATCTTCGGTGCTGCGGCGCCCGGTGCGCAGGCCGAGGTGCAGTGA